Within the Sphingobium baderi genome, the region TAGATGCCGGCACCGAAAAGGTCGGCGAAAGTGGGATCGGCGTGTCTCCAGGGATCGCACCCGACCGAACACCCTGCGAGATACCGTAGAAGCTGGCGAGCGGACCTGTAGGATTGATCGCGGCGACCGCTGTAGCGTTTCCGGTGTCCCGGTAATGCATATAGTCGCCGATCAGGTTCAAGGTTATGGGGAGCGCCTTCGATTCCCATTTCAGCGATCCGCGGCCATAATATTCGCCCTTCACGCCGCCATTGGCGTAGCCGAGCGCGGGATTGGGGAAATAGCCGTCATGGCGATCATAGCGACCGGCGAAACGCACCGCGACCTCGTCGCTGAGAGGCGCGTTTAACACGCCCTCGATATTGACCGCGTCATAATCCCCATAGCCGGCCTTTACATAGCCACTCAAAGTGTCGGTTGGTTGCGCCGAGGTCAGGTTAAGCGCGCCGCCCGTCGTGTTGCGACCGAACAACGTTCCCTGCGGACCACGCAGCACTTCGGCCGAGCCAGGGTCTAGAAAGCCGAGATTGCCTACTATTGGCCGGGCGACATAAACGCCGTCGATATAGATGCCGACTGCCGCGTCGGAAAAGGAATTCGGGCTGTTCTGCGCCTGACCGCGAATGGCGAGATAGACGATAGTGGACGGGCCTGTGCCACCGGTGCCGATGCTGAGGCTTGGTGCCGTGCGGGCAAGATCGGTCACTTGCGAAACCTGCCGCTCTTGCAGCAGTGCGCTGGAGAGGGCGGTCACTGCGACCGGCACCGTCTGCTGATTTTCACCGACGCGGCGGGCAGTCACTACGATATCGTCGAGCGATCCGCTTTCAGAGGCGGTTCGTGCCTGTCGAGCCGCTGGGCGTTGCTCACTTCCAGCGGATGTTGTGCCCTCAGGAGCGGCCTGTCCGCTCTGGCCATAGGCATGGCCCGCTGTGATAAGTGCTGTCGAAGTAACGGATGCGCGCAGAAATGCAGCAAGCAACTGCCTGTTCATGTCATTCTCCCCCATCGCTGCTTTATTGCAGCTTTCATTCAATTCGATCTGTGATTGCGCTAACTGCGAGGCAGATCAAATCAAACAAGTCGAACGTAGCACAGCGAGAAATTATTGCAACCCAAGCAGATAATGCACATGTCGCTTAATTTGTACCAAAAATGGCAATTTCTTCGGCGACTCTCTAAAATAAGGTGAGACTTGAGGGTGCCATCGACAACGCCCTCAATCACCTGTCGCAATGCTGGTCGACATACTAAGTGTATGAAAGATGGGGGCGTACCGGATCGACGCAGACGGGAAACAACATTGAGTATGGGCAAGTAAACAGTGGTATATTCTTCTAGAATGACTGCTTGACTGAATTTCAAGAATTTTGATCGTGATGCCGCAGGTATGTAGGAAACAATCTACCGCAAGCCCGATAAGCGAACCTTAGTTCGTTTCGTTACCTGTCTATGATGTCGGTTTGGGCTGATGGTTGTTTTTCGTTTGTTTACTATCAGTGCATGCTGGCCGGAGGTTGACGGAATTCCTTCGGCGTTTGTCCGGTTGCGGTGCGGAATGCTGCCGAGAAAGCCGACGTGCTGCTGAATCCGCAACGCCAACTGATTTCCTTTATCCGGGTGTCCTCGGAGCGCAGCATTTCCTTGGCCATCGCGATACGGCTGCGCGCAACGAAATCGCCCAAGCTAATACCGGTAGCTTCCTTGAATACGCGCGACACGTGGCGAACGCTCATGTTGCAGCCCCGCGCGATGTCGGCGACGCCCAATGGTCCCGACAGATTACCCATTATATAGTCAGAGATATGTCGCACCTGGCGCGTGCATCGAGAGGCGGGGCTGCGCGTTTCCTCCGACCCAACATGCCTCACCAGTTCGACGGCCAGGTTCATGAGCATGGATTCGATTACGGTCTTGCTGGCGAAGCCCGGTGATCGCAATTCGATTGCAATCCCCTCGAACAAGCGGCGCATCACGACATTCTGGATATCCGCGCAGGGATCGAGCTTTTGCATAGGGCGCTGGCCATCGAATATGTTTTCCAAAAAAGCTTCGCCCATTGCGACGCAAACGAGGTGTCGTTCCTGCAAGGCAGGCTGACCGATATATGGCCGGTGAGGTGGCAGATAGAGCACGTCCCCACTCAACGCGCGCCTGTCGTTCCGACCCATTGTGATGAGGCTCCGCCGGGGTTGCCGGTCCAAAGAATAATCGAGATAGTGCTTCTCGGGACTGAATGGCCCGCTGCTGGGCAGTACCCAGTTGAAATGCCGAATGTCGACCCGTGTGTCCAGGATGCTGGCCGTGGCTTCGATGTTAAAATCCGTTACGCCGAATCTCTCCTGTTTAGTCCAGTCGCTCTCCGGTCGGAACATCTTGCCCTCTGTGCACCTGCTGTCTTTGATCTGCATTCCGCATAGCGTAGTTCGCGCATCGCGTCCTGCGCGAAATATCGCCGACTGGCTTGTAAGCTCGTCGATGAAGATTGGTGATCAGTGATCCCCATTTTGATGCTTCCTGCCGATGCCGCCGGTGCTGATCGTGACTTGCCCCCGAAGCTGTGCCTCTTTCTAGTTCTTTATGGCGCTGGCATTCTCAGAACGATTTTGCCGAACTGCTCATTTGATTCCAGGTAGCGAAAGCTGTCCACGATGTCGGCGAGTTCAAAGACCTTATCAATGTTGGGCCTTATGCCACCTTCTTCGACAGCTTTTACGATGTCGGCGATCGCCCCGCTCAGGTCGATGATGGACGGGTCCAGCACCGATGTTCGGATCGTTAGATGGTTCGCGAACAGCGCCGCCACGGGCAGGGGCGTCGGTTCTCTGCTCAATATGCCATACAGGACATAACGTCCCTGAAAGGCTATGGCCGCGGCAAGATCGTTTATGCCAGCCCCGGCAACTGCGTCGATCACGAGTTCGGCTCCCTTGCCGTTCGTCAACCGCCGGATCGCGGTGCCGATTTCTTCCTCTCCAGCTACGATCACATGGCGAGCGCCTGCCGTCCGTAGTTGGTCAGCCTTACTTCGATTGCGTGTCACGGCAATCGGGATGGCGCCCGCCAGATTGACGAACTGGATCGCTGCCAGGCCCACGCTGCTCGATGCGGCGGTGATGACGACATGCTCGCCTCGCTTCACATTCCCCGCCCCGAACAGGCATCCATGTGCTGTCAGGAATGGCGCCCAGAGGGCGGCTGCTTCGATCATGCTCAGATTTTCGGGATGCCTGATCACATAGCGAGCCGGAACGACGATCAAAGATCCCATCGTTCCGAACTCCGGTGCCATACGGGGGATGACGCTTGCGGCGTCGCCAACAGCCAGCCCGGTCACACCGGCACCAATGCTCTCGATCCTACCTGCCGCTTCCTGACCCAATA harbors:
- a CDS encoding helix-turn-helix domain-containing protein produces the protein MQIKDSRCTEGKMFRPESDWTKQERFGVTDFNIEATASILDTRVDIRHFNWVLPSSGPFSPEKHYLDYSLDRQPRRSLITMGRNDRRALSGDVLYLPPHRPYIGQPALQERHLVCVAMGEAFLENIFDGQRPMQKLDPCADIQNVVMRRLFEGIAIELRSPGFASKTVIESMLMNLAVELVRHVGSEETRSPASRCTRQVRHISDYIMGNLSGPLGVADIARGCNMSVRHVSRVFKEATGISLGDFVARSRIAMAKEMLRSEDTRIKEISWRCGFSSTSAFSAAFRTATGQTPKEFRQPPASMH
- a CDS encoding zinc-dependent alcohol dehydrogenase family protein; translated protein: MAQVIRFHETGGPEVLQIERIDVRPPHQGEVRIRVEAVGLNRSDSIYYHGQHPVIPCLPSLLGQEAAGRIESIGAGVTGLAVGDAASVIPRMAPEFGTMGSLIVVPARYVIRHPENLSMIEAAALWAPFLTAHGCLFGAGNVKRGEHVVITAASSSVGLAAIQFVNLAGAIPIAVTRNRSKADQLRTAGARHVIVAGEEEIGTAIRRLTNGKGAELVIDAVAGAGINDLAAAIAFQGRYVLYGILSREPTPLPVAALFANHLTIRTSVLDPSIIDLSGAIADIVKAVEEGGIRPNIDKVFELADIVDSFRYLESNEQFGKIVLRMPAP